The proteins below come from a single Chelmon rostratus isolate fCheRos1 chromosome 12, fCheRos1.pri, whole genome shotgun sequence genomic window:
- the LOC121614469 gene encoding dnaJ homolog subfamily B member 6-like: MVEYYQVLGVRRDASADDIKKAYRKLALRWHPDKNPDNKEEAEKKFKELSEAYEVLSDVNKRSIYDRYGKVGLTGNNTGRGGHFHNGEHFHEPFTFRNPDDVFREFFGGRDPFANFFGADPFSDDPFFGSGRRHQNRANRSRTGVSFYGGFVGFPPFGAGFSPFDPGFSSFGPMSTMGHMGQMTTMGSLGGGGFTSFSSTSFGGGGGGGGMGNFRSVSTSTKIINGREITTKRIVENGQERVEVEEDGQLRSLTINGKEQLLRLEHK, from the exons ATGGTGGAGTACTACCAGGTTTTAGGAGTACGGAGAGATGCATCTGCAGATGACATAAAGAAAGC GTACAGAAAGCTGGCCCTGAGGTGGCACCCCGATAAAAACCCAGACAACAAGGAGGAAGCTGAGAAGAAGTTCAAGGAGCTTTCAGAGGCTTATGAAGTCCTGTCAGATG TAAACAAGAGGAGCATATATGATCGCTACGGCAAGGTGGGGCTGACAGGGAACAACACTGGAAGAG GGGGGCATTTCCACAATGGAGAGCATTTCCACGAACCGTTCACATTCCGCAACCCAGATGACGTCTTCAGGGAATTCTTCGGGGGCAGAGACCCATTTGCAAACTTCTTTG GTGCAGATCCATTCAGTGATGATCCATTTTTTGGCAGTGGCCGGCGGCACCAAAATCGGGCAAATCGCAGTCGTACAGGTGTCTCATTTTATGGGGGCTTTGTAGGTTTTCCTCCCTTTGGGGCTGGCTTCTCACCTTTTGACCCAG GCTTCAGTTCTTTTGGCCCCATGAGCACCATGGGTCACATGGGTCAAATGACAACCATGGGCAGTCTGGGAGGTGGAGGCttcacctctttctcttccacttCCTttgggggaggaggtggaggaggaggcatgGGCAACTTCCGCTCTGTGTCCACTTCCACCAAGATCATCAACGGCAGGGAAATCACTACAAAAAG AATTGTGGAGAATGGTCAAGAGCGGGTAGAGGTGGAAGAGGATGGGCAGCTAAGGTCATTAACTATTAACGGTAAGGAGCAGCTGCTGCGGCTGGAACACAAGTAA